In the genome of Aedes aegypti strain LVP_AGWG chromosome 2, AaegL5.0 Primary Assembly, whole genome shotgun sequence, the window ACTCCATTATATTATAACGTGTAGGAAATTCTTATATGAgaatcatgattttttatccagatCTCGTATatgattgattttaaattgaaacagtaTGCTTATGTTGCCGATATTTCTGGCAGCAATTTAAAAggattcaaacaatgttttagTATTTTCCATTGATGACCTTTGACCTGGCCATTTGATGCtgctttttattttaatttacttTCAATCTTTTATGCTGTATTTTTCTGATATTCAGGAGCATCTCAGGTTATACATGAGTACAGGAGGTTTCTTAATTATTTTATAATCTATTAAGAAATACTAATTCACTCTTAATGAaccatcaattttgaaaacggTCAGGTTTCCGATGTTTCTACttgatttttaaaacttttgtaaAATGTTATATCAATGATTCAATTCTGGTTGAAAATAACCAGCTGGGATTGTACAACTCtttttagaaaaattctacTAAATGCCTATATTAAATTGAAACCATTGCGATTTGTATAAAAACATAGACATATGTACAACCATTCCAGCCGTtttatatttcttaaaaaaaaatgttatttttaccAGCAGGTTTCCAGGAATGACACATAAGTCGTTTTGTTGAGAGCCTCAAACAGACTTCTCTGTCATAGTCTTAACATACCATATAAAACATagcctcaaagaaaactggaaaaaatcaatttttttgcaattcttcAACCGACTCAACTAAGATTTCTGAATGTTACCTAGCTCGTGAACGGACCCTTGCTCAAAAGTAGTGGATTATGCCTGCTTTAGTTGTTTTTATACCACTCAAAATGATTTAATTGGATGATTGTATGAACAGCAGTGAAGTTTAAAATATATAGTTAAAAAATTGCAAGCCGAATACGACGGAATAACTTTACTTTTAGGGCAAACTagagaaaattttgtaaatattactGGTACATTATAAAATCAATGGTAGGTAGAAtttaaaatttactttattattataacaaatatgtaaaatgtacttAATTTGCTTTCCAAAAATGTACACATAATAATTTTTCCTGCCATTTTTTCCCTCACACCAAATTTTTTTATGATACCctgaaattcaagtttttcagTTGAAACAAAGTTGACCTCCATATAATGCAATGAAATAATGTAATTAATCAAATAAGATAGTTGGTATACAATTACATATGTTCTTCATAGTGAGAAATTCATCTCAAtaatttatttcattgaaaaaaagttttggacttttgtcgcgaaattcTGAATTCTGGTCCATAGTGCATCGTTTTCTCAAGATGAATAGAATAAATTCATTTCAACAACCTCAAAGCATGAGTAttaacctctgaagctaactaccagtagctttgtagtaaatgttATCTTTACTCATAGCAACGCGTTGtatgtagtatgttcgaaaggtgtagaaagagaaatgacacaaacattttCCACTCATGTTCCACacatagcgtttactaccgataatgtagtaaactcaactttactacattttattcatgccGCCCCTCGAGATATATTTTCGATTAAATTATAACatgttttgtttaaattttgtttaatatagcggaaatttagttataattttagaaaatacgtgCGATCTGAGTAATTTGTGGGCTTTGTggacttcgtggccgtgcggttagtgttaccaagcatttagccgcatcgagtcaagaggtgtgggttcgatttccgcttcaGCCCGAATAATTTTTCGTCAGGAAATGTTTTCGACTGTTCCACTggtcgttgcatgctagtccgttgtctagtgtggtgcttccttcaaagggcaaatcgtccactggaagcattaacatgccggtatctcttaaaaaaaCAAACTCTGCAATAAtgctgttgtaatccactggtggGGTAAATAGAACATCGAACATTATTCTGcctttttacattattttcatataaataaacattcttGACCATCAAAATTCTGctctatttcttcttcttcttcttggcattacttcctCACGTCctcattcttatgagcacttccacagttagtaactgagagctttctttgccaacgtagcccttttcgcattcgtatatcgtgttgcttattttcaaatttcataaaaataatcttACCACGTGGGAGGAGGGTCTGTAAACTACGAAAATTGTATTACGTTATAAATGGTTAATGGTTATAATGTTAAAAGGAATGGTTTGTTAACGgattagtttatttttaatgtaggtaaattttaagaaaataacaactaaaaatttgaaatttagtaCGTTTGAAACagtaattgaaaaaaagtaCAGAATAGTTAAAATTATGTTCAATTATCTAATCACTATGAATAATGGTATTTCATAATTCTTCGTGAACATTGCGTATGAGACTGTATGATAATCTAATTTAAGGGATTTGTCATCAACTtcaagtaatacaaactttccATTTATCAATTTCCAATattgttcattttattttaaacaattcTATAGCGATCAAAATACTACCGTTCTGTATAATTTAAAGTCATTTACGAATAACATTTCAAGTCACATACCATTTTTTTTCTGCGCTTGTCACATTTATACCAACATAACACTTAATGGAAACAATTATTACATGTTGAACTTTTCGTTCTGACTAGCATTACAATTGGTTTTGTTCATTTTACCTCTACATCATTgtcataaatatatatataccgCCCTACACACTCTATCACCTTGCTAAAAGTCTAACAAACTATATGTTCTCTGTATTGTACCAACTACGATCTTCTGCATGACATTGCTGATGTTCAAGTTTTCTCACTTTATCACACATATAATTAATATAATCACATGTACTACCTATATTCTACCGGACGACTGGAGGAGTAAATATTTGATCGGTTTTATCTAATGAGGAAAGGTTGGTTCTGCCCAGGGCTCTGTATCATCATCACTACATTCGTCTGGGATAGTTCGATCTATCTGGATCATGAATTCACGTCTTCCTACACAACGAATCTATTTATAGCGATGTCCGCTGCTTGCACTGCTGGTGTCCCTTGCTGTAGTTGTCAGCGTCATAGCAGTGGTTGTCGTCGTGGAACATGCACCGATAATCGATTCCCGTTTCGAGTACTGGTACGATTTCGACTCGCTCTTGTTCCAGAAAGAAAAGTCCACCACATCGTCCATGCTGTCGTGGCGGTTTAGATCGTTCGATTCTAGCCACTCCCACACTTTGTTTCGGATAGAGTCCTGATCTACGCCGGAAACTGGAGCTGGTTCTGGCGTTAAACCTCCAAAACTTGTCATTCTTCGCGCTCGGAGCCTACCATCGAAGGAGTTCCGACTTTCCCTATGGTTGATGTATTTGATAGAGTCCTGATCGGAGGAAGCCTGTTGTTGAGTATTGCTTGCAATGTTGGAAGTAGATTTGGATGTGGTTATCTTATTGTCCATCCACTTGTTTTTCATGTATTTCATGATATCGCTGACCTTTGCTCGATCTTCTTCATTGTGGTCGAAGATTCGCCGGAATGCTCGAAGAAGACGTGGTGTGAATCGtctaaaattttccggaattttGGTCGTTTCCCGTTTCTGGTATTTCATGAAGGCCGCATACTTGCCATCTCGCACCCAATCTGCCGACTTCCATGGCGTAGATCCTATTAAGCAAACGTACAGTACGATTCCAAACTGCCACGAATCCGAGGACGATTTGCAGATGAACCTTTCGTTTTTCACAACCTCTAACACTTCCGGGGGTAGGAATGATATCCACGTTTTATTGTTCTTATTGACTAGAATACCCTCACGTGTAGTCGTTCCAAAATCACACAGCTTTATTCGCGAGAAATCAGGCGCAAATACTAGAATGTTTTCTAATTTCAGGTCCCTATGAACCAATCCCTTCAAGTGCATGAATCCTAGAGCCGAACTCAACTGCTCGGCTATTTTCTTGCAACTCGACTCCTGAAGCCCATTGGCACCCACATTTGCCGCCAAATCACCGAACGGTGCATGTTCCTGAGCATACACATAATATTCATTAGTTTGAAATTTAACCTGATAGCAGCTGAGGATGTTCGGATGGTGACTGAGCTGGTAGTTGTAGTGGAACTCCTTAACGAATTCCTTCAGCGTGGTTAGCTCGGTGTGTATTGCTTTGAGCACAACTGTGGTCCCGGTAGGTCGGTGGTGAGCAAGAAATATTTTCGCAAAACAGCCTTCTGCTATCGTCTTCTCGATGTCGTACTCGTCGGCAATGTTCATGGACGGTATTTCCATGTCCGGAATCCGATGCAGAAGGCTGCTTGTGTTGGACAGTCTTCGATAATTGTGGTTGATCGATTTGTACAGGTTGGCGATGATTGATGTGTCGGATTTACTCTCGGATAGCTTCATTGCGATGTGTTTCGGTATATTTCTCATCTGGAAGTGGGAGAAGAAAATTGAAAGATCGATGTTAGGCTTAGGGGTGAAAGACGTGGGTGTGGTAAATGTTGACAAGCACATTTTATATGTATCAAAGTCTATCATTAGTCATATGATGTCATCATCCCAGCGTGAATAATGTGAacgtagaaatttttttttgacaaattgtacAACAGTAATTACATTGATTAATGTGTTTAATTTTCCTTCAGTTTGTTTTCACTCTATAAGTACCAATCCAAACAATCAATTCACTTCTCACATCTTTGTGATCTATGATAGGAAACactatcatttttgtttgataaaactgaattgattaattgaaaacattggGTTGATAACATTctttttcttgacattacgtcctcgctggaacagagcctgcttctcagattagtgtttaATGAGCGCTTCAACAGtttttaactaagagctttctctgccaaagttgccattttcgcattcatatatcgtgtggctggtacgatgatactctatgcccagggaagtcaaggaaatttccattatgaaaagatcctggaccaaacgggaatcgaacacagtcaccttcagcttggctttttttttgtagccgcggacactatCCACTCGGCTCATGAAAGCCCCAATTAGATAATTTTCGCATTACGTTATTAAAATGTCCTTAAGTTTTCATCAAACTaataagaggaaaataaataaaactcaacCCAAAGTATGATTTTCAATGCACCTTGTTAAACAAGATTTCCTGAAAGAAACACTCGCCCAAGATACATAGATACTTCTTCAAGGTTGATCTCCAGCGTTCATCCAATGCAGTGAGAATTTGTTACAACAAATCCCATTCGCCACGCCATTCATCAGTCAAGAAAGCAATGTTCCTTTTCCCACGGTAATTAACACAAATCATGTTCCGAAATTAATATCCTATAACGCTCGGATGTGGGTGTTACACAGCATCAGAATTTTTCGCACCAGGAAAGGGTACGAAGTTCATTCTCCAACTGATCCACCGAGTCCACTCGGGCTGTACACCGACCCGTGTGTGATCTGCAAAAGTATAAATATACCGACGATGGAGACGAGTGGAAGTTACAACTTTGGTTTTATTTACAACTGTCTGCTTCGACTGGCCCCAGTTTTCCTCCCCTAGGGGCCGTCTCCGTCCGTGTGCGAAACCAACGGAAGGGGGTTTCTGGTCCATCTAGACTTTCGCTCATATGTTTGGTGCCAACAGCTTAAGGCGAAAGTGTAGCAATGCAGAagcatgggcgtagtcaggggGAGGGGTCCATGtcggatgaaaaaaaaactcaatatcAACTAGTTTGCTACAaaggtgaatattttgtttgaattattaaaaGATGGTCTTAAGAATACAAGTTCGTGTAAAATTGCGTTATGATGAAGTTTTTGGATAACGTCGTCGGTGATGAGAATGGACCAAAAACGACTTGCCTTGAAAAATTCTTTCTTTTGATTtgcaaacatttaaaatatatttgaaatttgtttatttttcattgatttataATAGCATGAAAATTGATCATTTCACACCCCATCGACAAGGTGACATTGGGTCTGAAACTGAATTCGGTCCGCAATAGGAACAAAGCAAAACATTATCCTCttaagcagggttgggaaaaaatctgaaattcactctacagtagccaagtaaagccaatcacagtcagccaagccagtgaaactcacgctcaTCACTGCTGTAGGTGAAAAgctttgaaaattgcaaaacacccgttgctaagggcaacccaaaattactgtagaaaaatgatctatttcccgctgcatttcccgcatttaaagccttcaatgacactaacgatttagaaaattcatgcatccaacataggctacttgatgagattcacgtttttgaactactgtactggaaagagccacgtgattttcgcgaaattcaagcctactactactaccattcccagcactgctcttAAGTACACACAGAGgataatataataaaaactTAAGAATTCTGTATAGTGtcaacaaattttattgttgacTCACGGCTTACCAGCAGCTTTTATTAATTCAATAAATTTGCTtcctaattttgaaaaataatttggttgtttctaAATATGCTCAAAACGCCAAGCTGTCAAAGACAAATGTGCGATATTGTGGATACAACTATTATGATTTGTACAATCTACAAAACTATGCATTAATATGACAAGaaaattcattttgaaacaaaaaatcttgtttgttTAGTATATGCTTTGTTTAGCGTTTTTCCAGCTTTCTTTAGGTATACTGATTCACTCAAATGATTGTAAACATAAAATGGCAACCGTCTTATTTTTAtcatgtgaaattttcaaatatgtaaattccttcgaatttacTTCTGAGACTATTCAATTATCATTCCAATAATTTATTCCAGAAATCGTTATTGGGTGGGACTAGATCTCTCCATCGAGTTGTAAGCAATATTTTTCTGCCTCCCGAACTTTTCCCAGAAGTTGATTTCAATTACGCTCCAGGAATTGTATTTTGTTATAAtcacatcaagattttttttcttttgtttcatAAAAGATATCCTCTTATATATTAAATAACTCCTCAAGATATTCGTTTATAATATCCTGATAACTTTCTCGGAACTTTGAAGAGTTCCAGGTATTTAATCAAAAGTAGCTGAAGTGTTATGCTTTTGTTTTCTacatatattgctgtttgcgtttgacgtgcaaatgcAGTCGGAATGGGCTTCAAATGCAGAAACACAAAGTTATCAAAGGATATTTAGCAACCATGATCAATATCACCGCAAACCCAGCATAGAAAATCAAACTtagacttcgccttccttgttgagaATCTTACTGCGTTTGCTGTTCccacatttgatatttgcatttcaaacgcccaaaaaaattataacaaagttTATCCTATATATCCAGCGTTTGTGTCTCTAGGAATTATTTCTGTAacttccttcaaatattttatttcaaaattccccTGTACAttaaaacagcattttttctaAGAAGTCATTAGAAAATAGTTCAGAGAATCATCCAATGTTTCCTTCGAATTTTAATTTGGCTATGAATCTCTAAGGAACTAATAAAATTAATCTGTAGAATCCAAAGGAAATATATTACTTTTTGCATTTCTTAAATTTAATTTGTGGAGTATCGACTGTATGTTTTAATCTTAATTTTCCGGCAACGCAGTCCTTATTAAAGAAAAACGAGGTgcttatttgcccgacgtttcgacacgggtattgtgtcttcctcagggggtACTGTAATTTAATTGTTATACTAtttgtgttaaaaaatgttttgtcgtTGTAACTTACAATATAGTTTTCGTTCTTTGTCCTATGTTTTGTCGAACTATAACTGTCTGGTGTAGGTTTTTTGGTACATACTAAAAGTTAAGAGTCGTTAAGTTTAAAAAGGTTTGGATGGAATTCAACTATTAAATCTTACGCTACGAAAATCACTTCCTTTTTTGTGCACAGCTTGTACTGGCAATGGCACAATTTTTCTTTAAGATATTCAGTGTGTGATGTGTCCTATCGGCGTTATTGATTCCCTCTCATCTATGCTACTTTCTCTCCTAATTTGATCGTGTTCATTTTTACTCATATTTTTGTCTCGTTCATTTTTACTCTTAATGTCGTgcaaccagggattgaatcttgagaaaattgagagaatcgctcacgtatcgctctctgcaactatcataacatgctgcacattatgagagactgtttatcgtatactgctacaagtttgatcagattggggggatagtagtgcatgataaaacccctctaaacatgctccaagcctgggggacactgttgttattggaaattcgtggattgtttatcgtgccagtaaagaaaaacacctatccccaacgataaacaagcgagaaaaatggattttatcatcgctctctcgttggggctctcgctcgctgcttccatttatcagacttgttacaccttgcgatacaatgacgatcgtggaccgcaacagatgggatgtttttctttgcttgctttgattgtgcttcattctcaaatgagagcgaattctgcaacgcctgcgtGCAACAATGCTGCATATGTGGTGCTGAGTCCATCTATATCTGTACGTTTGTTGACTGTATGATTGGTGTTGGTGATATGGCACATTTCCAGAAATGGAAGTGTGGATTGTTTGTAGCTATGGTCGATAATTTGTGTATGTTCTAAATCGAATCTGTGATCGTGTTCAACGCAGTGTTGTATTAACGCTGTTGTAGTATCTTTCAGTGCTACTCTAGCTGTTTCTGTGTTTGTGTTGTTGTCGTTCATCAGTCTCTCCAATTTACTAATATTTGACCAATGTCCTGCTAATCTTTTACGTAAATTGTTTGTTGTCATACCAATATAACAACTTTCGCAATTCCTGCATGGTATCTTATAGATAACACTACTAACGTCTTCTTTGGCTACAGtgtattttacttatttgtgtAGATCTTTGATTGTATGGTTTTGTTTTGTTGTAATTGATATGCTGGGATAATCTTTagctaaaattttaatgatGCGGTGTGAAAGTGCAGGTATGTACGGTATTGCACGGTAAatcttttcattatttgttattTCAGGATGCTGTGGTACTGGAACGATGGCTCTGAAGGAATTTGCGTTAAGAGTGCTCGATTGGAAGACGTTTGTGGAAGATACTGCACGGTGAATGTTGTTGTTGACGAAGGTTTCATTTGGTTGGAGTTGGAGTGTTTCGGGAGGTGTGGGCATTGCTGGCAGGATGGCTGGCGGGGTGGGAGGCTGACGTGATGGTTGGCTATGAGCGACTTCTGATTTGTTGGCGACGATTTCGTTGATAGTGGGAGATGAAGGTGGTTACTGGACGATGGGTGGTGCAATTGTTGGGTTGTGAAGCTGAAGTTGGATATCTGCTCGACGTTTGTTTACATATAGGTTCAGTAAACGATTGATCAACTGCTTCGGATAGTTGTTTAACTGAAGGTGTCGGTGGATGATTCGTGTAATTTCTTCCACGGGTTTGTTGCGAGTGAGATACCAAACCCTGTGTATGAAATTATTCGCTGCATTTATCTTGTGTTTGGGCTGATGGAAGGATCTGTAATTCGGCATACGACTCGATGCAATGGGTTTTGCATATCATTCCGTAGTTAGAGTTTGGTCCGGACTACGAATGACTGTCAAGTCTAGAAATGCTAGCTTTTGGTCCTTTTCAGTTTCGATGGTAAACTGTAGCCTTGGTTCGATATTGTTGAATGCTTCTAGTACTTGTTGTTCAGCGTTCCGCGGTATCGCCATAAATATGTCGTCcacgttttttttaaagatggtAATCTCGAAAGGTAGAGAGTTCATAGCAGTACTAATTACCAAATCTAGCACGATATCCGCAACGATTGGCGATAGGGGGCTTCCCATGGCCGTCCCAAAAGTCTGTTTGAAGTATTGCCCTTCAAAACAGAAATAGCTGGTCTCCATGCAATACTCTACGATTTCCAGAAACTGGTCCAGATTTATTCGGGTATCGATTTCACTCCACCGTTCAATAATATTCTTCGTGATCAAGTGCCGTGGTACGTTTGTGAATAAAGATGTGACATCTAAGGAGATCATTACATATTCCTCAGGAAGTGTAATGCCATTCACTTCGTCACAGAACATGAACGAGCTGGTCGTGTTGTAGgcagggctgtgcattttcgaaagcattttgtgaaacacgaaggcttggctgcgtcgtctcgatggtgacgaacaactgcgtcgcttcgttcttctttcgccactcattcgtttcgttacCTTATTGAAAGCAGCGAACAAGAAAGGTGGAATGAGAGAgtaagaatttcgtttcatttgatttcattgaaatctatcgaaatgtttcaaattggattttttgcaatttgccatcgtaataggctgtttttcatcacgccaatctgtcatgaaacggcctactttcctgcactgaagtatgcagtgcgggaatagtcattacctaactgaaaccagtgctgtaatgattcattacgcaacgctttctcattacgcaactgttttgagttgcgttatgaatcataacacaacaatttcccagaaattgtaaaatgttagTGTATGCATTCCTATATAATTTATGATACCATCgtgtggtcttctacgaaattgcaaaaaatgttgtacgtaactcgttgcagaactcgatttttacagcactcgtcgtaattatcctactcggcaagcctcgtaggataaatttacaactcatgctgtaaaaatcatcattctgcaacttgttccgtaaactactattacatattttttgcaatagtaatATATATAACTTGTTAGGTAATAAATTAAGATAGAGAAAGTATGCGGGCCACCAcgtcgttcatttgaattaatcagCTCCTAAAGCTAGAGATTACCGATTGAACGACCAGCTCGCTGCGGTGAGGCTCTAATAAATGACGCGCgactagagttacatatttctcaggagcacataaatgtactgacgagcctccaaccaaaccgtctctcagctcatcggaatcctagtgtgctgcgctagccggaggctcacgaaaattttgAAAGCGCGCGCAAGGCGATGTGCTCCCgaggagactcgtctcatgcgctgctcggcgctatggctcgccatcggtatcaaAGCAGTCTTCAAGAATCATCATTGCTGCacagattttttgaaaagcatgctttgaaaatatcaatgcTTCGCGTTTGATTCGCgccttttcaattcaattgctccTGTGTTCACTTGATCAGAAATAATgcatcattgattcaaatcatttcaaagcAAACTGCACTCTAGACAGACCATAACTAGCATAGGAAAAATCGCTGTGTAGAATAACGGTTTTAAGCTGAAGGTGACTGGGTTCAAACATCCTGTCGATTTCCTTgacgtccctgggcatagaatatctccCATAGAGTATCAcccttattcttgtttacggcgtaTTGAATCTTATTTGTTCGAATCCATGTCCCAtatgattttgctggcgtaaacgggaaTGCAAATCGATTTTCGATTAAAAGTATACCTGGGTGAAAACGAATAATTTCCAGAAATCGTTTAAATATATGCTGTATCtacgaaaaaaaagtttggttcaaaatgtaaaattcatatgttaaAAACGTTAATGGTCAAACTTGACCATCCGGGcataatggaatttgtttgtCGGGTTAAATGGACTTAGAAAGGGGAACTTTTgatacgtttttttttcagttgagTGTGAGAATAGAGGCGCGTATTatgtgtaaaaacattttttccaagATATTTTCATTTGGTAGATCTTTTTCAGACATTCCAAGAACATTTTTATTGCAACAAAACATAGGACAAAATATTGTGAAGTAATGCATAACCGAGTGTTGAAGATCAGGGTCCGTATAATATAGCCCTGTTCTGAACGGTGCAATAATAGTTGGGCTCCGTGAAATGATCCATGCCTCTCACAGCGCCAAAGTGGTGGTGTTCCTGTTCGATCATGACGCCAATGCCATAAGCATGCATATTTGATGAAATATCATGCCATTTTCGTAGGAAAAGACTAAGGAAACTGATTGTGGCTGTAATAAAAGATGATTACATTAACGTTTAAATAGAATAGATGAGCAAATTCAACAGATACTCAATAACAGGTATAGTAGTGCGTAGAGCAACAACCATAGATGACTTGAATACTGAATAACTCAGTACACACAACATCGTGTAccattttgataaatattatcacttGTTAACCATTGACGCGCACTTCGTGAATTCGCGATGAAAAGAAAACAGTGTGCGTTGCTAGGCCTACCAGCAATGCTTGTTATCCCTCTGCAGCTTAGTCTACCTTGTTGAATGAGTCGCAAatgattcagaaaaatgatgcaGTATTTTCACCGAAATGATAAGATCAAATCAAAGCCTTgttggattgaaaaataaggatCGTGCATTCTCTTTCTCGTTGTTTTATGAATCAAATCAACGCAAAGCAAAGGCAAATTTGAAGACTGTATCAAAGtagtgaaacaactgcttagtaacgaagagcgtctacaactatttttgcctcattatgcaggtgtctagatgggcta includes:
- the LOC5576296 gene encoding serine/threonine-protein kinase SBK1 yields the protein MRNIPKHIAMKLSESKSDTSIIANLYKSINHNYRRLSNTSSLLHRIPDMEIPSMNIADEYDIEKTIAEGCFAKIFLAHHRPTGTTVVLKAIHTELTTLKEFVKEFHYNYQLSHHPNILSCYQVKFQTNEYYVYAQEHAPFGDLAANVGANGLQESSCKKIAEQLSSALGFMHLKGLVHRDLKLENILVFAPDFSRIKLCDFGTTTREGILVNKNNKTWISFLPPEVLEVVKNERFICKSSSDSWQFGIVLYVCLIGSTPWKSADWVRDGKYAAFMKYQKRETTKIPENFRRFTPRLLRAFRRIFDHNEEDRAKVSDIMKYMKNKWMDNKITTSKSTSNIASNTQQQASSDQDSIKYINHRESRNSFDGRLRARRMTSFGGLTPEPAPVSGVDQDSIRNKVWEWLESNDLNRHDSMDDVVDFSFWNKSESKSYQYSKRESIIGACSTTTTTAMTLTTTARDTSSASSGHRYK